Genomic window (Sphingomonas sp. HF-S4):
CGGGCTCCAAGGTCCAGCAGGTCATCGAGAGCCTCGCCAACCGCCCCGAGCGGAAGATCCTGATCCTCAACAAGGTCGATATCGCCGACAAGCCGCGGTTGCTCGGCCACGCCGCCAAGCTCAATGAAATGCTGCCCTTCGACGAGACCTTTTTCGTCAGCGCGCAGACCGGCGACGGCGTGCCCGAGCTCAAGGCCGCGCTGGCCAAGGTGATGCCGGCGAGCGCATGGCATTTCCCCGAGGACCAGGTATCCGACGCGACCGAGCGGATGATCGCCGCCGAAGTGACGCGCGAGCAGCTCTATCTCCAGCTGCACGCCGAGCTGCCTTATGCCAGCGCGATCGAGACCGAGAAATATTCGGAGCGGCCCGACGGCTCGGTCGAGATCCACCAGCAGATCCTCGTCGCGCGCGACACCCAGCGCGCGATCGTGCTCGGCAAGGGCGGCGCGCGAATCAAGGAGATCGGCGCCCGCGCCCGCGCCGAGCTGTCGCGGATCATGGGGGTGCCGGTGCACCTCTACCTCCACGTCAAGGTCAACCCGAAATGGGAAGAGGACCGCGGGCTCTATCGCGAGATCGGGCTCGACTGGGTCGACTGACTCAGAACTTCCTCGACCCATTCGGGCACCAGCGTCCCCGCCGGCCCCATCCGGCTCTCCTCGAACCAGATGCTCCCCTCGGATGGATCGAGATTGAGCTCTAGAGTCGCCGCGCCGCGATGCCGTGCGGTCTGGACGAAGCCTGCGGCGGGATAGACCGCCCCCGACGTCCCGATCGACACGAACAGATCGGCCTGGGCAAGCGCCGCCTCGATCCGCTCCATCTGGTACGGCATCTCGCCGAAGAACACGATGTCGGGGCGCAGCGCCGGCGTTCCGCAATTGGGGCATTCGCTCTCAGGCGGCAGCGGCGCGTCCCAGCGCTCGCGCACCCCGCAAGCCGCGCACAATGCCGACTTCAACTCGCCATGCATGTGCAGCAGCCGCTGCGATCCGGCGCGTTCGTGCAGGTCGTCGACATTCTGGGTGACCAGCAGCAGCTCGCCCGGCCACTGCGCTTCAAGCCGCGCCAGCGCCAGATGCGCGGCGTTGGGCTCGACCTGCGCCAGCTTGGCGCGACGCTCGTCGTAGAAGCGATGGACCAGCTCGGCGTCGCGCGCCAGCGCCTGGGGCGTGCAGACATCCTCGACGCGATGCCCCTCCCACAGCCCGCCGGGCCCGCGAAAGGTCGCGACGCCGCTCTCGGCGGAGACGCCGGCGCCGGTGAGGATGACGATGCTGTGGAAGTCGGCCATCCGTACTCCCTACAAGCTGCCATGCCGCTGCCGCAAATCGAGGGTTGAATGCGGGCACCCTTGGAGTGCCTGCCCGATGCTGCTCGCCTTGTTGCTCGCCCTCCAGGACCGCCCGGTATTCCCCGGTGGCGAAGAGGACGGCACGCGAACGATCGCCACCACGCCCAATTGCGACAAGGCAGGTGACGAAATCGTGGTGTGCGGCACCGCCGACCCGGAGCAGTACCGGCTGCGCAAGGTCGCGCCGCGCTATGTCGAGCCGCTGGTACGCGCGGCGGTGCAGGTCGGGCCGGGCGAAGTCGCGGTCGAGGGCGAGCAGCGCAACTTCCCCGGCGCTACCGCTCCGGCCGCGACGGTCCGTTTCCGGATGCCGCTGGGCAAGAAACCTAAATAGCCCCTGTCGCGCAGCCCCCCGATTGTGCCACAGCGTGGGGCATGACAAGCATCGGTATTTTCGGGAGCATGGGGCGCATGGGGCAGGCGATCGCCGCGGTCGCGCCCAGCCTGGGCGCGCAGGTCGCGGGCGGCGCGGACATGGGCGACAATCCCGTCGATCTCGCCCGCAAAGCCGATGTGCTGGTCGATTTCTCGGCCCCCGCCGCGCTCGAGGCGCATCTCGCCGCGGCGCGCGCGGCGTGGACTCCGATCATGGTCGGCACCACCGGCCTCGGCGCGCACCACCACGCGCTGATCGATGCCGCCGCGGCCGAGATCGCCGTGCTCCAGACCGGCAATACCTCGGTCGGCGTTGGCCTGCTCGCCCGGCTGGTGCGCGAGGCCGCGGCGCGGCTCGGGGCCGACTGGGACATCGAGATCGTCGAGATGCATCACCGCAACAAGGCCGACGCGCCCTCGGGCACCGCGCTGATTCTCGGTAACGCCGCGGCGCACGGCATCGGCACCACGCTGACCGAGGCGGGGGTCAGCGATCGCGCCGGGCTCACCGGCCCGCGCGCCGACGGGACGATCGGCATGGCGAGCCTGCGCGGCGGATCGGTGATCGGCGATCACAGCGTCATCTTCGCCACCGCGGGGGAGCGGATCGAACTCACGCATCGCGCCGACGATCGTGCGATCTTCGCGCGCGGCGCGGTCCAGGCGGCGCTCTGGCTCAAGGGCCAGCAGCCCGGCCGCTACACGATGGACCAGGTACTCGGCCTTTGAACAAGGCGGAGATCGTCGAGTTCTTCGCGCGGCTCGCGGCGGACAACCCGCATCCCGAGACCGAGCTCGAATACAGCAATCCCTACACGCTGCTCGTCGCGGTGGCGCTATCGGCGCAGATGACCGATGTGGGGGTCAACAAGGCGACGCGAAAGCTGTTCGCGCTGGCCGACACGCCCGAAAAGATGCTCGCGCTCGGCGAGGATACGCTGCGCGAGCATCTCCGCACGATCAATTTCTACAACACCAAGGTGAAGAACGTCCTCGCCCTCAGCCGCGCGCTGATCGAGCACCATGAAGGCGACGTCCCCGCGGATCGCGCGGCGCTCGAGGCGCTGCCCGGGGTCGGGCGCAAGACCGCGAACGTCGTGCTCAACACTGCCTTCGGCCGAGAGACCTTCGCAGTCGACACGCACATCTTCCGCGTCGGCAACCGCACCGGCCTCGCCCGCGGCAAGACTCCGCTCGACGTCGAATCGAAGCTCGAGAAGCGCGTCCCCCAGCCCTTCCGCCTCCACGCGCATCACTGGCTGATCCTGCACGGCCGCTACACGTGCAAGGCGCGCACGCCCGAATGTTGGCGCTGCGTGGTGGCCGACCTGTGCGCCTACAAGCCCAAGACCCCAGCGCCCGCCGCGCGCAAGCAAGCGGCGCGCTGACAAAGGAAACGGCTGGCGCGCGCTGTTTTGCTTTGCTAGGCGCGGCTTCCAGGCACCCGTAGCTCAGCTGGATAGAGCGCTGCCCTCCGAAGGCAGAGGTCACAGGTTCGAATCCTGTCGGGTGCGCCACCTTGTTCGTTTACGCCTTCGATTTCAGCGTCTTGAGATCGCGAGTGGCTAACCGCTCGCGAAGGTTAGCCATCAGCTTCTCAGCAGGCGCGTCGCTCAGCAGTTCTTGCGACGCCGCGGTAGTGTACCGCGCGACCTCGCCATCGGTCGTGTGACCGGTCCACGCCTTGATCTCCTGGTTGCTGTACCCTGCCTCTGCGAAGCGCCGGGCGGCCGCCTTCCTGAGGCCATGGGCCGAGCAATCTATGAGGCTCGCCTGGTCGCACCAGTCCCGGAACTTGTTGCCGAAGCCCCTTGCGGGTGAAGGGCGCGTCCCCCTCGTTGAGCAGGAACAAGAGACCCCAGACGGCGCAGCAAGGATCGATTCAGCGAGCGCTCGATCCAGTCGCGCTCCCCGCGCCGCTGGCGCGCCAAGTGCGCCATAGATCGGCGGATGAGCTTGAGCCCGCTCTCGCGTCGCCCGGCAGCAACAGTGCCGCCTGCATCGCCTCGAACGCCTTCCGCACAGAATAGACGGACACATCGAAGCCGGCCGTCTTGTCCAGCAGCCCCGCCATTTGCGGCGGGATCGGCATGATGGGCCGCTGCTTTTTCTTCGCTTGGCCGCGCGGGTTCAGGCTCATCGCGCGAGCGTTCGAATGCCACTGGTCTCGCGCCCGGTGGGTCGACACATCGTGCGCCGTATCCGGCCGCGCCCAGGTCGCCACGCTGATCTGAAGGAAGCGGTGCAGCCGCTCGCGCTGCGCCCGGCGGCTATCTGCATCCTTAGGGCCGGGCCGGGCTTTGCCTAGGGCGCCACGCAGTAGCGGAACATCGCTGCCAGCGTCTTGACGTCAGCTCGGTGGACCGGCGTGCGGCTGACCTCCTCGGGCTTCTTGGCGGCGAAGGCGGCGGGGAACAGCGTATCCTTGCGCCCGTAGGCGAAGTTGATCGCTGCGGCGAGCTGTCGGACGCTCGCCTCGACCGTGCCAGGCGAGCGCTCGCGCTGCTCGCCGTTCGGCGATCCATGCGCGCAGCCAGGACATCCGCGCCGAGATCCATGCAGCTGCCAACGCCTCCGACGCCACTGCCGAGGACGTCTTCGCGATCGATATCACCGCTGGCTATCCGGCCGGGCCGATCAGCCCGCCGGCGGTACCTGCACAGGAAAGCTGATCATCGCCCACACCGATGTTAGCGCGCTCGCGCCCGCAATACGATCGCGAGCAACGACCGCTTGGTGACCCTTCGCGGCGGGATACCGTATCTCTTCAGCGGGCACTGCTTCCCATCGATGCGGATGGGGATATCGCGGGGCCCATACGCGCGACATAGAATGTCTTGGCAGTGCTCTACGCATAGGGCGATGTGAATTGGTGCCGATTCAGGTTCAAGGAGGATGCTTATCCTCCAGTCCGCGAGCTAGGCGCGGTGCTCCCGCGCCTTGCCCAGCGCCATGCGGAGGACATAATGCGCGCGGTCCGCGATCGTCCGTGGCTGCAGGACCGTGTCACGCGCCAGCTTCCACGCCATTATCGCCACGAATTGGGCAAGGTGGATGTAGACCGCCGCCGTCATGCGGGGAAAGCAGAATGCCGTCTCTGGCGCGCGCTTCACATCAATAACCAGGTGGACTCGATCAAGCTCACCCCCATTCACGGCAGCGTGCCGGCCGGAAGTGTCGATCGCCCAAACCTCTCCTACGGGCAGGTGATAGTCGCGGCGCTCGATGCGAAGCACAGCGCTGGCGTTCGTGCGCAGCGGAATATGGATTCGGGAAATTCCGAACAACAGGTTGCCCGATTGGTCCCGGTGTTCATGCTGTTCCGAGTGGGGCGCCATGTTGTAGTAATTGACCATGACGACGTTATGTCGACCGAGGCGGTCGAGCAGCTCTGTGAGGAGCGGGAGCTCGGCGACACGATCAGCACCGACCATATCGAAGATGCGAACCCCGGACCAAGCCGTTTGACCTTGATGGGCGCTAGTCAGGTCGCGCGCGCATATCGTGTGGAATTCCTCGTACAGCGCATCCGCATCGACTCGCTCGCCGGTGCGCAAAATGCAGGGATAGTTGCCCATCTACCGTTTCCTTCCCCAAATTCTGCGATGTTCACGACGAGATTGGACTCGCCAGCGATACCCCGAGAAAGCGACCCCCGCCGCAAGAACCGCCATAAGAAAGTAAGCGATGTAGTGGCGCATATCCTGAAAGCTGCGCCTGCGTTTGCGCTTTGTCTAGTTCAAACGATTCGCCCCCTCCCTCCGTCAGGCATCGCGATGCCTGACGGAGGGAGCGTGTGATGCCGATGCCGGACGTAACCCCGCTGTCAACGCAGGCTTCGGCTGGACCGCAGCGGGCGCGGGGGAGCATTCCTGACTTTGCTGGCGCTCATCGTTCGCCAGGTCGGACCGTGGAAAAAGCAAACATCGGAAGCGGAGGCGCGGTTGGCCGGCTTTCGTCCTTCCCGCTTGAAGCAACGCGCGCCGCCCATATCTAGGACGAAACGAAGCATGAAAGCCCTTTTCCCCAAAATGAACGACACTCTCACGCCCAAGGCGATCGTCGCCGCGCTCGATTCGCATATCATCGGCCAGAAGGACGCCAAGAAGGCCGTCGCCGTCGCGCTGCGCAATCGCTGGCGCCGCCAGCAGCTCAGCGCCGATCTCCGCGACGAGGTCACGCCCAAGAACATCCTGATGATCGGGCCGACCGGATGCGGCAAGACCGAGATCAGCCGCCGGCTGGCGAAGCTCGCCGACGCGCCCTTCGTGAAGGTGGAAGCGACCAAGTTCACCGAAGTCGGCTATGTCGGCCGCGACGTCGAGCAGATCGCACGCGACCTGGTCGAGGAAGCGATCCGGCTGGAGAAGGAGCGCCGCCGCGCCGCGGTCAAGGACAAGGCCGAGGAAGCCGCGATGGGCCGCCTGCTCGACGCACTCACCGGCAAGGACGCGTCGACCGCCACCCGCGAGGCATTCAAGCAGCGTTTCCACGACGGCGTGCTCGACAATACCGAGATCGAGATCGAAGTCGAGCAGGCCGCCGCCGCCCCGTTCGAGGTCCCCGGCGCGCCGATGCAGATGATCAACCTCGGCGAGATGATGAAGGGCCTGTCGGGCGGCACGCCGCTCAAGCGCCGGAAACTCAACGTCCGCGCCGCCTGGGACAAGCTGGTCGACGAAGAGGCCGACAAGCGGCTCGACCAGGACGAGGTGAGCCGCCAGGCACTCGCCGACGCCGAGGCCAACGGCATCGTCTTCCTCGACGAGATCGACAAGATCGCGGTGAGCGACGTGCGCGGCGGATCGGTCAGCCGCGAAGGCGTCCAGCGCGACCTGTTGCCGCTAATCGAGGGCACGACGGTCGCCACCAAATACGGCCCGATGAAGACCGATCACATCCTGTTCATCGCAAGCGGCGCGTTCCACGTCGCCAAGCCGAGCGACCTGCTCCCCGAGCTCCAGGGCCGCCTGCCGATCCGCGTGGAATTGAAGGCGCTGACCGAAGAGGATTTCGTCGCGATCCTCTCGGACACCAAGGCGAGCCTTGTCCAGCAATATGCCGCGCTGCTCGGCACTGAGGGCGTGCAGATCGATTTCACCGAGGACGGCATCCGCGCGGTCGCGAGGATCGCCGCGGAGGTCAACGGCGAGATCGAGAATATCGGCGCCCGCCGGCTCCAGACGGTGATGGAGAAGCTGCTCGAGGAAGTCAGCTTCGACGCCGAGGACCGCGCCGGATCGACGCTGGTGATCGATGCCGCCTATGTCGACGAGCAGCTCGCCGCCGTTGCGCGCAACACCGATCTGAGCCGCTACGTGCTGTAACGCGAAACTCCCCCGCGTTGGCGGGGGGAGAAATTGCACTATTGCTTCACATACGGCGTGAAGTCGCCGAACCGGCAAAACGCCCCCGGGATCTGACTGCCCCGGTCGACCGGCCGGAACAGGTCGTTCCGGCACACCTGCGAGCCATTCATCTCGACCACGAGGATGTCGTCCCGCCCGAGCGACGGGCACTCCGATGCCAGCGTGGTGCGCCACACCCGCTTGCCGTCGCGATACAGGATCGTCGTCTGGTCGATGATCTGCGGCCCGTTCATGCTGCTCGGCGACAGCGGCAGGCAGTTCTGCGGCTTGCCCGCGACCCGCCCTTCTAGTGCCTTGGCGAGATCGCGCGCGGCTTCAGCCTGGCGTGAGGCCTGCATCTCGGCATTGGCGGTGCAGCCCGCCAGCCCGAGCGCTCCCAGCATGATGAGCAGTCGCATGTGCCTCTCCTCTATTTCCGGCGCGTATAGGGCGTGAAGCCGCCCAGCGAACAGCTTCCCGAGATAAATCCGCCCATCGGCGCGCGCGTCTGGATCAGGTCGCCGTCGCAATATTGGCTGTTGAACGTGCGCGACACGACGATGTCGCCGCGGCGCAGACCTGGACAACTGCCGACCACGTCGTTGCGCCACATCCGCCCGCGCCCCGCGACATAGAGGATCGTGCCGGGAAAGGTGCGGATCTGCGTCACCTGGTCGTGCCGGATGCAGCGCAGCGGTTCGCCGGGCGTCAGCCCCGCCACCGCCTTGTCGAGCCTGGCTCGCTCGCGGGCATCCGATCGATCGCCGGCGGCGTTGGAAGCGGCGCATCCCGCGAGCAGCAGCAAGGCGGGGACGGTCAGACGGATCATCACACTCTCCTCATGCCCCTCAACGCCTCAGCCGCGAAATGCATCCTTGGCCGCGCGTCGCTCAGCGAGCTGTTCGGCGGTGTCGGCGCGCAGGAACGGGTTGGTCGCCCGCTCCAGCGCGATCGTCGTCGGCACCGTCGGTTCGCCTTCCGCGCGCGCGCGCTCGACTTCGATCATCCGCGCGGCGATCGCGGCGTTGCCGGGCTCGGCGACCAGCGCATATCTGCCGTTCGACTGGGTATATTCATGCGCACAATAGACGACGGTCTCGCCGGGCAATTCCCGCAACCGCTGCATGGCGGTGAACATCTGCGCCGGCGTCCCCTCGAACAACCGCCCGCAGCCCATTGCAAACAACGTATCCCCGACGAACACCGCGCCGTCCGCGGCGAACCAATAGGCGATATGCCCGGCGGTGTGTGCCGGAACTTCCCAGACCTGCGCGACATGCTCGCCGATCCGTACCTCGTCGCCCTCGGCCACCAGCCGGTCGGCTGTCGGGATCTTGGCTGCCTCCGCCGCCGGCGCGATGACCGGTACGCGCCACGCCGCCTTGAGCGCGGCGTTACCGCCGGTGTGATCGGGGTGCCAATGGGTGTTCCAGATCGCCGTCAGGCGCCAGCCCCGATCGGCGAGCACGCGTTCGACACTGTCGGGCTCCGCCGGATCGACCACGATTGTCTCGCCCGAGGCCGTATCGTGAACCAGCCAGATATAATTGTCGCTGAGCGCCGGCATCCGGACGATCTCGAGTGCGGCCATCAATCCTTCTCCTGTCCCAGCATCCGTGTCAGCGCTTCTGCGCCGATCGCCTGTACCCGCGCCGCGCCCGTTCCGGCCCAGAGCGGCGAATAGTCGCCGCTCCCCTCGGCTTCGGCCTTTGCGCGCAACGGCGCCAGCGCGTTCGAGGCATAGGGGAAAGCCGGCGCTTCGTCGCGCATCGGCCCGAGTTCGCGCATCAGCCGATTGCGAATTCCGCGCGCCTCGCGGCCCGACAGCAGATTGGTGAACGCGGCATCGCTGGCATCGGGGGTGCCGAGCAGCGCGCGATGCGGCGCTGATATCGCGCTCTCGGGCGTCGCAAGATAGGCGGTCCCGACCTGCACTGCCGCCGCACCCGCGGCCAGCGCCCCGCGGATGCCCGCCGCATCGACGATCCCGCCAGCTGCGATCGCCGGCACCCCGGTTGCCGCTACCACCGGCAGAAGGTCGGCGATCGGCGTCGGCCGATGGCGATCGAGGAACCAGCCGGCATGCCCGCCCGCCTCCTCGCCCTGCGCGATGATCGCGTCGCAGCCCCGCGCCGCCAGCCACGCCGCCTCCTCGGCGGTCGTGGCGTTGCCGAACACCTTCGCCACGGTCTTCACTCGCGCCAGCAGTGCCGCATCGGGTAGTCCGAAATGAAAGCTCACCACCTCGGGCCGCGCCCCCTCGATCACCGCGCACATCGCGTCGTCGAACGGCAGCCGCAGGGGTGGGGGATCGCCGGAAGTCACCTCCTCCTCGGCATAATAAGGCGCGAGCAACGCCCGCCACGCGGTGTCGTCGGGCGGCGCCGGCAGCCTATGGCAGAAGAAATTGAGGTTGAGAGGCCCGGACACCGCCGCGCGCACCTCGCCCACCTGCGCACGTACTTGTTCTGGCGTCAGCAACGCGCACGGCAGCGACCCCAGTGCACCACCCCGAATCGCCGCCACCGCCAATGCCGTCCCGCCCGCTCCCGCCATCGGCGCTTGCACGATCGGCAGTGCAGCGCCGATCCCTTCGAGGAAGCGCGCGGCGGGGTTCACCAGACGCCGGTGTTCGGCATCGACGCCCAGGGCTCGGCAGGGGGCAGGGGGTCGCCCGCCTGGAGCAGCTCGATCGAGATATTGTCGGGGGTGCGCACGAACGCCATGTTGCCGTCGCGCGGCGGGCGGTTGATCGTCACCCCACCGTCCATCAGCCGCTGGCAGCTCTCGTAGATATTGTCGACGCGATAGGCGAGGTGCCCGAAGTTGCGCCCGCCGCCATAGGCTTCGGGGGCGCTGCCGTCTTCCGCAGGCCAGTTATAGGTAAGCTCGACCTCGGCATCGGCGCGCTTGCCGGGACCGTTCGAATCCTCGGGCGCGGCGAGGAAGATCAGCGTGAACCGCCCCGCCGCGTTCTCGATCCGCCGCACCTCCTCGAGCCCGAGCAGCTCGAAGAACGCCACCGTCGCTTGCGGATCGGTCACGCGGATCATGGTGTGGAGATAGCGCATGGGAAGTCCTTGTGGTCGTTCGCCCGCGAGATAGGTTCTTCGCCTTCCCAAAACCACCCGTCACCCAGGCCGGGTGACGACCTACCGCGCCTCGCCGCCGAACTGGGCCAGCGCCTTGCGCGCCGACTCCGCCGCCGGGCTCCCCGGCGCCAGCGTCAGCACCTGTCCCCACGCCGCTCGCGCCCCAGCCTCGTCCCCCTTCAGCGCCGCGATGTTACCCGCCTCGAGCTGGATCTGCGCGTCATCCCCGGCGCGCTTGAGCGCCTCGTCGATATCCGTCTTCGCCCGCACCAGGTCCCCCTGCCGCCGCGCGAGGGTTGCCGAGAGCAGCCACGCCAGCGGATCGCCGTTGGCATCGGCCAGCGCGCGATCGAGATCGCCCCGCGCGCCCTCCATGTCGCCCGCCGCGACCAGCACGCGCGCGCGGTCGAGCCGTGCCTCGCCGAGCGCCAGCCCGGTCAGATGCCCGCTCGCCAGCGCTGCATCGAGCGCGGCGCGCGCCTTGGCCTGCTCGCCCGCCGCCAGCCAGGCATTGCCTGCCTGCGCCCAGTAATTGGCCGAGCGCACGTCGTGCGCAGTCTCGGCATCGCGCGCCGCCTCCTCGAATGCAGCCGCTGCCGAAGGCCAGCGCTTCTGGTTGGCATAGGCCACCCCAAGGCATTGTCGCGCCAACATCCCGCCGCCCTCGACGCGCCATTTCGACGCCTCGGTCACGCCCTGCGAGGGGTCGCCGGTCGCCAGGTCCATGCACGCGGCATAGCGCGGCGGCTCCTGCCCGGGCGCGGGTGCCGCGGCGGTCGCGGCCTGGAGAATCAGGAAGAAGAACATAGCGAAACAACGTCCTCGACAGACCGGAGGATCAGCGCGAGGTCCTGGTCGCGCGACAGCCGGTGATCGCCGTCCTTGACCAGCACCGTCCGCACTGCATCTGAACGGAAAAGCTCGGCGAGCCGCACCGCGCGCTCCCACGGCACTTCCTGGTCGCGCTGTCCCTGGAGCAGCCGCACCGGCCCGTCGAACGCCACCGGCCCGATCATCATCCGGTTGGCCTCTCCCGACGCCCAGAAGCCGCGCGTCGTCACCGTCGGCACATCGCCATAGTCGTTGGGCTGCTCGATCCGGCCGTGTTGGAGGATCGTCAATTTGTCGGCCTGGCTAAACCCCCAGTCGGTGAAGTCGGGCGCCGCCGCGATCCCGACCATCCCGGCAACCAGCCCCGGCCGCGCCTTGGCGACCATCAACATGATCCACCCGCCCATCGACGATCCGACCAGCACCACCGGTCCTTCGACCACCGCGTCGATCACCCGCAGCGCGTCATCGCGCCACAGTGCCAAGGTCTGGTCCTCGAATTCGCCTTCGCTCTCGCCGCACCCGGCATAATCGAAGCGGAGGAACGCGCGGCCATTGGTATGGGCCCATTGCTCGAGCGCCAGCGCCTTGGTGCCGTTCATGTCCGAGGCATAGCCGCACAGAAAGACGATCGTCGGCCCGGTGCCGCGAGTATGGCGATAGGCGAGCTTGGGCCGTTCGGCGGTATCGGTCATGCGGAGGGATTAGGGACGCTGATCGGCGAAGGGAAGCTCAGAACCCCAGCCGGCTTCCCTTCCACTTGCCCGAGCCCGCCCCGCAAATTCCCTTCAGTGCCTGCCACTGCGCCGCATCGAGCACCGGCGTGGTCGCCGCCTTCCCCGCGCTTGCCGCGAAGCGCTGCTCGCGCTCGGACGACATCGGGTGGCTCGCCATATAGGTGAGCAGCGCATCGGCACCCTTCACCTTGACCTCGCTCTTCGCCAGCTTGCTGAAGAACGCCGCGGTCGGCCGGGGCGAGACCTGCGCGGTGCGCAGCGCGTCGATCGCGAAGCCATCGGCCCGCGCCTCGGCGCCGCGCGAATAGCTCGCCGAGAGCAGCGCATTGGTATAGCCGCCGACATTGCCATCGAGCCCGCCTAGCACCACGCTCAGCCCCAATTGCCGCACCAGCGATTCGAGCACGTCGCGATTCTCGACATGCCCCAGCTCGTGCGCCAGCACCCCGGCAACCTCGTCGGGCGACGATGCCTGCTGGAGCAGCCCGCTGAACAGCACGACATGCCCGCCCGGCAGCGTGACGGCATTGACCATCGGCACATCGACCACGCGCAGGTCGACCCCGTCGCGCATCTGCATCCGCTCGGCCATCGCCTGCAGCGCCGCCACGCCTGCCGGATCGGTGCACGCACGCTCGCCGAAATCGCCGACCATCAGCGATCCCAGCCTTGCCTCGACCGAGCGGGGGATCAGCCGCGCGACCATCGACGGCACCGTCGCGATCCCCACGATGATGAGCGCCGAGACTGCGGCGAAAGCACCTACTGCGGGCCACAGCCCGATGCGGTCGATCACCCCGCCATAGCGCGCCGTCCCGGGCAATCGCGCCGCGACCGCCTCGGGCAGCGCCTCGGCGAAGGTCATGCTCCATCCCGGCCGCTTTTT
Coding sequences:
- the nth gene encoding endonuclease III, which codes for MNKAEIVEFFARLAADNPHPETELEYSNPYTLLVAVALSAQMTDVGVNKATRKLFALADTPEKMLALGEDTLREHLRTINFYNTKVKNVLALSRALIEHHEGDVPADRAALEALPGVGRKTANVVLNTAFGRETFAVDTHIFRVGNRTGLARGKTPLDVESKLEKRVPQPFRLHAHHWLILHGRYTCKARTPECWRCVVADLCAYKPKTPAPAARKQAAR
- the gloB gene encoding hydroxyacylglutathione hydrolase is translated as MAALEIVRMPALSDNYIWLVHDTASGETIVVDPAEPDSVERVLADRGWRLTAIWNTHWHPDHTGGNAALKAAWRVPVIAPAAEAAKIPTADRLVAEGDEVRIGEHVAQVWEVPAHTAGHIAYWFAADGAVFVGDTLFAMGCGRLFEGTPAQMFTAMQRLRELPGETVVYCAHEYTQSNGRYALVAEPGNAAIAARMIEVERARAEGEPTVPTTIALERATNPFLRADTAEQLAERRAAKDAFRG
- a CDS encoding NAD(P)H-dependent flavin oxidoreductase, giving the protein MNPAARFLEGIGAALPIVQAPMAGAGGTALAVAAIRGGALGSLPCALLTPEQVRAQVGEVRAAVSGPLNLNFFCHRLPAPPDDTAWRALLAPYYAEEEVTSGDPPPLRLPFDDAMCAVIEGARPEVVSFHFGLPDAALLARVKTVAKVFGNATTAEEAAWLAARGCDAIIAQGEEAGGHAGWFLDRHRPTPIADLLPVVAATGVPAIAAGGIVDAAGIRGALAAGAAAVQVGTAYLATPESAISAPHRALLGTPDASDAAFTNLLSGREARGIRNRLMRELGPMRDEAPAFPYASNALAPLRAKAEAEGSGDYSPLWAGTGAARVQAIGAEALTRMLGQEKD
- the dapB gene encoding 4-hydroxy-tetrahydrodipicolinate reductase, yielding MTSIGIFGSMGRMGQAIAAVAPSLGAQVAGGADMGDNPVDLARKADVLVDFSAPAALEAHLAAARAAWTPIMVGTTGLGAHHHALIDAAAAEIAVLQTGNTSVGVGLLARLVREAAARLGADWDIEIVEMHHRNKADAPSGTALILGNAAAHGIGTTLTEAGVSDRAGLTGPRADGTIGMASLRGGSVIGDHSVIFATAGERIELTHRADDRAIFARGAVQAALWLKGQQPGRYTMDQVLGL
- the era gene encoding GTPase Era, with the protein product MSLDTPDSPTQRCGVIAIVGAPNAGKSTLVNQLVGQKVAIVSPKAQTTRARLMGIAIEGDAQLILVDTPGIFTPERRLDRAMVAAAWEGTDGADLIALVVDGKGGTGSKVQQVIESLANRPERKILILNKVDIADKPRLLGHAAKLNEMLPFDETFFVSAQTGDGVPELKAALAKVMPASAWHFPEDQVSDATERMIAAEVTREQLYLQLHAELPYASAIETEKYSERPDGSVEIHQQILVARDTQRAIVLGKGGARIKEIGARARAELSRIMGVPVHLYLHVKVNPKWEEDRGLYREIGLDWVD
- a CDS encoding tyrosine-type recombinase/integrase, whose protein sequence is MYGALGAPAARGARLDRALAESILAAPSGVSCSCSTRGTRPSPARGFGNKFRDWCDQASLIDCSAHGLRKAAARRFAEAGYSNQEIKAWTGHTTDGEVARYTTAASQELLSDAPAEKLMANLRERLATRDLKTLKSKA
- a CDS encoding aspartyl/asparaginyl beta-hydroxylase domain-containing protein, whose protein sequence is MGNYPCILRTGERVDADALYEEFHTICARDLTSAHQGQTAWSGVRIFDMVGADRVAELPLLTELLDRLGRHNVVMVNYYNMAPHSEQHEHRDQSGNLLFGISRIHIPLRTNASAVLRIERRDYHLPVGEVWAIDTSGRHAAVNGGELDRVHLVIDVKRAPETAFCFPRMTAAVYIHLAQFVAIMAWKLARDTVLQPRTIADRAHYVLRMALGKAREHRA
- the hslU gene encoding ATP-dependent protease ATPase subunit HslU encodes the protein MNDTLTPKAIVAALDSHIIGQKDAKKAVAVALRNRWRRQQLSADLRDEVTPKNILMIGPTGCGKTEISRRLAKLADAPFVKVEATKFTEVGYVGRDVEQIARDLVEEAIRLEKERRRAAVKDKAEEAAMGRLLDALTGKDASTATREAFKQRFHDGVLDNTEIEIEVEQAAAAPFEVPGAPMQMINLGEMMKGLSGGTPLKRRKLNVRAAWDKLVDEEADKRLDQDEVSRQALADAEANGIVFLDEIDKIAVSDVRGGSVSREGVQRDLLPLIEGTTVATKYGPMKTDHILFIASGAFHVAKPSDLLPELQGRLPIRVELKALTEEDFVAILSDTKASLVQQYAALLGTEGVQIDFTEDGIRAVARIAAEVNGEIENIGARRLQTVMEKLLEEVSFDAEDRAGSTLVIDAAYVDEQLAAVARNTDLSRYVL
- a CDS encoding DUF6491 family protein — its product is MRLLIMLGALGLAGCTANAEMQASRQAEAARDLAKALEGRVAGKPQNCLPLSPSSMNGPQIIDQTTILYRDGKRVWRTTLASECPSLGRDDILVVEMNGSQVCRNDLFRPVDRGSQIPGAFCRFGDFTPYVKQ
- a CDS encoding VOC family protein gives rise to the protein MRYLHTMIRVTDPQATVAFFELLGLEEVRRIENAAGRFTLIFLAAPEDSNGPGKRADAEVELTYNWPAEDGSAPEAYGGGRNFGHLAYRVDNIYESCQRLMDGGVTINRPPRDGNMAFVRTPDNISIELLQAGDPLPPAEPWASMPNTGVW
- a CDS encoding NAD-dependent deacylase, which codes for MADFHSIVILTGAGVSAESGVATFRGPGGLWEGHRVEDVCTPQALARDAELVHRFYDERRAKLAQVEPNAAHLALARLEAQWPGELLLVTQNVDDLHERAGSQRLLHMHGELKSALCAACGVRERWDAPLPPESECPNCGTPALRPDIVFFGEMPYQMERIEAALAQADLFVSIGTSGAVYPAAGFVQTARHRGAATLELNLDPSEGSIWFEESRMGPAGTLVPEWVEEVLSQSTQSSPISR